The proteins below are encoded in one region of Bacillus vallismortis:
- the opp4C gene encoding oligopeptide ABC transporter permease encodes MTHPNTVAPSNEVKLKENIRKKPETMTRIFFEKFFKNKLAVVGGIILTVIILMAVFAPFIAPYSPESQSLLNKLKPPSSKNLMGTDKFGRDIFTRVLYGARVSLLVGFVSVIGAITIGTVVGALAGYFKGIVDAVLMRVVDVVLSIPDIFLLITLVTIFQPGMDKLILIFSLTGWTTTARLVRSEFLSLRSREFVLAAKTIGTKNHKIIFSHILPNCIGPIIVSATLKVGSVILAESTLSYLGFGIQPPIASWGNMLQDAQNFTLMIQAWWYPLFPGLLILLTVLCFNFVGDGLRDALDPKNIK; translated from the coding sequence ATGACACATCCAAACACTGTAGCTCCCTCTAATGAGGTAAAGCTAAAAGAAAATATTAGAAAAAAACCAGAGACAATGACTAGGATCTTTTTTGAGAAGTTCTTCAAAAATAAACTTGCTGTTGTTGGAGGTATCATATTAACAGTTATTATTTTAATGGCGGTCTTCGCCCCTTTTATTGCGCCTTATTCACCTGAGAGTCAATCTCTTTTAAATAAACTGAAGCCTCCAAGTTCTAAAAATCTAATGGGGACAGATAAGTTTGGGCGCGATATATTTACAAGGGTGTTATACGGAGCTCGTGTGTCTTTATTGGTCGGTTTTGTTTCAGTAATTGGTGCCATTACGATAGGTACCGTTGTGGGCGCCTTAGCGGGGTACTTTAAAGGGATAGTAGATGCTGTATTGATGAGGGTAGTCGATGTAGTCTTATCTATTCCGGATATTTTTCTTCTTATTACCTTGGTGACAATTTTTCAACCGGGGATGGATAAATTAATTTTAATTTTTTCTCTGACAGGCTGGACCACAACAGCTAGGCTTGTCAGAAGTGAGTTCCTATCTCTTAGGTCAAGAGAATTTGTATTGGCTGCTAAAACAATCGGCACCAAAAATCATAAAATTATTTTTTCGCATATTTTACCGAATTGTATCGGGCCGATTATTGTCTCCGCTACTTTAAAAGTAGGCAGTGTCATATTAGCTGAATCAACCTTAAGCTATTTGGGCTTCGGTATCCAGCCGCCAATCGCAAGCTGGGGAAACATGCTTCAGGATGCTCAAAACTTTACATTAATGATTCAAGCATGGTGGTACCCATTATTTCCCGGGCTATTAATTTTATTGACTGTTTTATGCTTCAACTTTGTCGGTGATGGCCTGCGGGATGCATTGGACCCAAAGAATATTAAATAA
- a CDS encoding YjbA family protein — protein MLFLHDVWVNWFEGEENGYNVCHFHEWRKEDTVELLDQVPLLRVPSVLFHYIENDLSELPKGLLDDVHQKSYIRKNHERTKLEYCFVVTDGIGILAVDTIGYTIPVRKSRLIPRQEQLVYEMVKDVEPETYEFEAKKLESSKEYHILSLAPEHVRGLTRKERQIKQLMFMALDQLKGLNNRAEIGYWYTEWNPHMYEQIKRMSFEEIWDMLYNETIEGWSDKHLAFCENLIKGQPFFEKLWEMENESKVN, from the coding sequence ATGTTATTTCTTCATGATGTGTGGGTCAATTGGTTTGAAGGGGAAGAAAATGGCTACAATGTATGCCACTTTCATGAATGGCGCAAAGAAGATACGGTTGAGCTTTTGGATCAAGTGCCGCTGTTAAGGGTACCGTCGGTTCTGTTTCATTACATAGAGAATGATTTGTCTGAGCTTCCGAAAGGGTTGCTTGACGACGTACATCAAAAATCGTACATTCGGAAAAATCATGAGCGGACAAAGCTTGAGTATTGTTTTGTCGTAACAGACGGAATTGGCATTTTGGCTGTCGACACAATCGGCTACACAATCCCTGTCAGAAAAAGCCGCCTGATCCCAAGACAGGAGCAGCTCGTTTATGAAATGGTAAAAGATGTAGAGCCTGAAACATATGAATTTGAAGCAAAGAAGCTCGAATCCTCCAAAGAATATCACATTTTATCATTAGCACCAGAGCACGTCAGAGGGCTGACAAGAAAAGAACGGCAAATCAAGCAGCTGATGTTTATGGCGCTGGATCAATTAAAAGGGCTGAATAACCGCGCTGAAATCGGCTACTGGTATACAGAATGGAACCCGCATATGTATGAACAAATCAAACGGATGAGCTTTGAAGAGATTTGGGACATGCTGTATAACGAAACAATTGAAGGCTGGTCGGACAAGCATTTGGCTTTTTGCGAAAACCTGATAAAAGGACAGCCTTTTTTCGAAAAGCTATGGGAAATGGAAAACGAATCAAAGGTAAACTGA
- the trpS gene encoding tryptophan--tRNA ligase yields MKQTIFSGIQPSGSVTLGNYIGAMKQFVELQNDYNSYFCIVDQHAITVPQDRLQLRKNIRSLAALYLAIGLDPEKATLFIQSEVPAHAQAGWMMQCVAYIGELERMTQFKDKSKGNEAVVSGLLTYPPLMAADILLYGTDLVPVGEDQKQHLELTRNLAERFNKKYNDIFTVPEVKIPKVGARIMSLNDPLKKMSKSDPNQKSYITLLDEPKLLEKKIKSAVTDSEGIVTFDKENKPGVSNLLTIYSILGNTTIEELEAKYEGKGYGEFKGDLAEVVVNALKPIQDRYHELIESDELDRILDEGAERANRTANKMLKKMENAMGLGRKRR; encoded by the coding sequence ATGAAACAAACGATTTTTTCAGGCATTCAGCCAAGCGGCTCTGTTACGCTCGGCAACTATATCGGTGCAATGAAGCAGTTTGTCGAACTGCAAAATGATTATAACAGCTATTTTTGCATCGTGGATCAGCATGCGATCACCGTGCCTCAAGACCGCCTTCAGCTCAGAAAGAATATCCGCAGTCTGGCGGCTCTTTACTTAGCTATCGGACTTGATCCAGAAAAAGCCACTTTATTTATTCAATCAGAGGTTCCCGCGCATGCGCAGGCCGGATGGATGATGCAGTGTGTTGCATATATCGGCGAGCTTGAACGGATGACTCAATTTAAAGACAAGTCCAAAGGCAATGAAGCTGTTGTCTCCGGCTTGTTAACGTACCCGCCGCTGATGGCCGCTGATATTTTGCTGTATGGAACGGATCTTGTGCCTGTCGGTGAGGATCAAAAGCAGCATCTCGAGCTGACACGAAATCTCGCAGAACGCTTCAACAAAAAATATAACGACATCTTTACGGTCCCGGAAGTGAAAATTCCAAAAGTCGGCGCACGCATTATGTCTCTTAATGATCCGCTAAAGAAAATGAGCAAATCTGATCCGAACCAGAAATCTTATATTACCTTGCTGGATGAGCCAAAGCTTCTTGAAAAGAAAATCAAAAGCGCTGTGACAGATTCTGAGGGGATCGTGACATTTGATAAGGAAAACAAACCAGGCGTTTCCAACCTTCTTACGATTTATTCAATCCTCGGCAATACGACCATTGAAGAGCTTGAAGCAAAGTACGAAGGGAAAGGCTACGGCGAGTTTAAAGGTGATTTGGCAGAAGTCGTGGTTAACGCATTAAAACCGATTCAGGACCGCTATCATGAACTCATTGAATCTGATGAATTAGACCGGATTCTTGATGAAGGCGCGGAACGTGCGAACCGGACAGCAAACAAAATGCTGAAAAAAATGGAGAACGCCATGGGTCTTGGCCGAAAAAGACGCTGA